A region of Pseudanabaena sp. BC1403 DNA encodes the following proteins:
- a CDS encoding YgcG family protein: protein MSFCQRFYPKLFSIVVVTLVILLLKQPVGMAQSTNDLVNPQQKDSKQQWIYDRADLLDWQTEFSLNLRINKLVGRTSAELAIATIPKVETEQSPRAFAIKQFNALGIGKRETNNGVLLLVSKNDRRIEIITGKGLGEVLPDAEVSDLIQQKIVPSFQQQQYATGIIQGVNAIAQRLESRLPSTILPSWMPMICVWIPWLIAIAGAGWAIFSTVQVMVLSFTPIQILISTQGFNTNAFSSSQLLASYSFTDLLAKVCLHKSARTDEKIPSLAINILAGGWILGIGLIYGFWQFILMHPEAEFWQSDRTTWLVFGMAGSIGWIWGLLISWIVSRDLPWLSVAISLLAAGLLALLSGFFGFLMTTAWSGNGITVMLIVAIVVASAWAILVNPYLSFKRQCDYRSDRTGQPPKELTEQEIENVLTPREISARSLGKLEFRGWREAELTLPITREQVYLVQRIDSSASVCAHCKSYAVDVSEQTVERAIESPKNNKNSKKSDRQPEEKITSVRLVKQTVYSCHFCGCVFAYDQREPAIVASSDSSDYSSSDSSYSSTSSDSSSYDSSYSSDYGSSSSDFGGGSSDGGGAGSDW from the coding sequence ATGTCATTTTGCCAACGCTTCTATCCCAAATTATTCTCAATAGTAGTAGTAACGCTAGTAATCCTACTACTGAAACAACCAGTTGGCATGGCTCAATCCACTAATGATTTGGTTAATCCACAACAAAAGGATAGCAAACAGCAGTGGATTTACGATCGCGCTGATTTGTTGGATTGGCAAACGGAGTTTAGTCTTAACCTTCGCATCAACAAACTAGTTGGCAGAACCAGTGCTGAATTAGCGATCGCTACCATCCCAAAAGTCGAAACAGAGCAATCCCCTCGTGCTTTTGCCATAAAGCAATTTAACGCTTTGGGCATTGGCAAGAGAGAAACTAATAATGGTGTGTTGTTATTGGTCAGCAAAAATGATCGGCGCATTGAAATTATTACTGGCAAGGGATTAGGTGAAGTATTGCCCGATGCGGAAGTCAGTGATTTGATTCAGCAAAAGATTGTGCCATCATTTCAGCAGCAGCAATATGCTACGGGAATTATTCAGGGTGTAAATGCGATCGCCCAACGCCTAGAATCGCGACTTCCTAGTACAATTCTCCCAAGCTGGATGCCGATGATCTGCGTGTGGATTCCTTGGCTAATTGCGATCGCTGGTGCAGGCTGGGCAATTTTCAGTACAGTTCAAGTGATGGTGTTAAGTTTTACTCCAATCCAAATACTCATCTCCACGCAAGGATTTAATACCAATGCCTTCTCCTCTTCTCAGCTATTAGCCTCCTATTCATTTACTGACTTACTCGCTAAAGTTTGCCTACATAAAAGCGCTCGCACTGACGAGAAAATCCCTAGCTTAGCCATCAATATCTTGGCGGGTGGATGGATATTAGGAATTGGATTGATATATGGATTTTGGCAATTTATCTTGATGCATCCTGAAGCAGAATTTTGGCAAAGCGATCGCACTACTTGGCTAGTCTTCGGAATGGCTGGCAGTATTGGGTGGATTTGGGGGCTGTTGATAAGTTGGATTGTTTCCCGTGATTTGCCTTGGCTCTCGGTTGCGATATCGCTTTTGGCAGCAGGATTGCTGGCACTGTTGAGTGGATTTTTTGGCTTTCTCATGACGACAGCTTGGAGTGGAAATGGAATCACAGTAATGTTGATTGTCGCGATTGTAGTTGCATCTGCTTGGGCAATTTTGGTAAATCCTTATCTAAGTTTCAAACGCCAATGTGATTACCGCAGCGATCGTACAGGACAGCCACCAAAAGAACTGACAGAACAAGAGATAGAAAATGTACTAACTCCAAGGGAAATATCAGCGCGATCACTAGGAAAATTAGAATTTCGGGGATGGAGAGAAGCTGAGCTTACTTTGCCAATAACGCGAGAACAGGTTTATCTAGTTCAACGCATTGATAGTAGTGCGAGTGTTTGCGCCCATTGTAAATCCTATGCGGTTGATGTTTCCGAGCAAACTGTCGAGAGAGCGATCGAATCACCTAAGAATAACAAAAATAGCAAAAAGAGCGATCGCCAACCAGAAGAAAAGATTACCTCTGTCCGCTTAGTGAAGCAAACAGTTTATAGCTGTCATTTTTGCGGCTGCGTCTTTGCTTACGATCAACGAGAACCCGCAATTGTAGCTAGCAGTGATTCGAGCGACTACAGTTCCAGTGATTCAAGCTATAGCAGTACTAGTAGTGATTCCAGTAGCTATGACAGCTCCTATAGTAGCGATTATGGTAGTTCATCTAGTGATTTTGGTGGCGGTAGTAGTGATGGTGGTGGCGCAGGGAGTGATTGGTAG
- a CDS encoding O-acetyl-ADP-ribose deacetylase: protein MVNRIEIVKGDITKLQIDAVVNAANSSLLGGGGVDGAIHRAAGSELAQECRLLGGCKTGQAKITRGYNLPAKWIIHTVGPVWRGGLNGEPELLVSCYKNSLKLAVKNEIKTIAFPAISCGVYGYPVEKAAHVAITEIIQFLASDNTIEKILFTCFSEDIYRAYLQALAQAA from the coding sequence ATGGTCAATCGCATAGAAATAGTTAAAGGAGACATCACAAAACTTCAAATTGATGCAGTTGTTAATGCTGCTAATAGCTCTCTTCTTGGAGGTGGTGGAGTGGATGGGGCTATCCATAGAGCGGCTGGTTCTGAGCTTGCTCAAGAATGTCGTTTGCTGGGTGGTTGCAAAACTGGTCAAGCCAAGATAACTCGTGGATACAATCTACCTGCTAAGTGGATTATTCATACGGTTGGTCCAGTTTGGAGAGGCGGGCTTAATGGCGAGCCTGAGCTATTGGTCTCATGTTATAAAAACTCTCTTAAATTAGCAGTAAAAAATGAAATTAAAACTATAGCCTTTCCTGCAATAAGTTGTGGTGTCTATGGTTATCCTGTAGAAAAAGCAGCTCACGTAGCTATTACAGAAATAATACAATTCCTAGCAAGCGACAATACAATCGAAAAGATATTATTTACTTGTTTTTCCGAGGATATTTACCGAGCGTATTTGCAGGCATTAGCGCAAGCAGCATAA
- a CDS encoding Uma2 family endonuclease: MISIKENFPQITPEEYFAWEEKQLEKHELINGQVYAMSGGSVNHSRIAIRFTTLVDTHLDASSCITGNSDLRINIVGTNNYIYPDVSVTCDDRDKTTTQYITYPSLIVEVLSPSTESYDRSGKFRLYRKNPNLQDYLLVSSTSIEMDLYHKNDAGEWLIINYQEGDTVELKSINLSFPIEQVYRGLELKPE; this comes from the coding sequence ATGATTTCCATTAAAGAAAATTTTCCTCAAATAACCCCAGAAGAATACTTTGCTTGGGAAGAAAAGCAGCTAGAAAAACACGAACTTATCAACGGTCAAGTTTACGCCATGAGCGGCGGTAGCGTTAATCATAGCCGCATCGCAATTCGATTTACGACTTTGGTAGATACCCACTTAGACGCTAGTAGTTGCATAACAGGTAACTCAGACCTGAGAATTAATATTGTTGGCACAAATAACTACATCTACCCCGATGTCAGCGTTACTTGTGACGATCGCGATAAAACTACAACCCAATACATTACCTACCCATCCCTCATCGTTGAGGTTCTTTCCCCTAGTACCGAATCCTATGACAGAAGTGGCAAATTTAGACTGTACCGCAAAAATCCAAACTTACAAGATTACTTATTAGTCAGTTCCACCAGCATTGAAATGGATTTATACCATAAAAATGACGCTGGCGAATGGCTCATCATTAACTACCAAGAAGGCGACACCGTAGAACTAAAAAGCATTAACTTAAGCTTTCCCATCGAGCAAGTCTATCGCGGTTTAGAATTGAAACCAGAATAA
- a CDS encoding glycoside hydrolase family 15 protein has translation MFIVNNKELEKFIKHKYTPQDIRLLSHFLIEKGTFYFSALDNGLFPAASAVSAENTGYSYVWVRDNIYVAYAHYILGQVDIAVKNVLTLMSYFKKHKFRFESIIDGRADPAIAMNRPHIRFNGQLLLEVDESWEHAQNDALGYFLWFYCKLASEGHFSLHQDDIEMLGLFPLYFQAVQYWKDEDSGHWEEGRKIEASSIGVAVAGLRALKQLFSDPLFDSHCCLNKDELVTPHLLDELISNGEFTLSEILPAECIQSKPKERRFDGALLFLIYPLNVLNEEVSDKIIQDIKTNLQGEYGIPRYLGDSFWCRNFFADLPENIQTSISTEREAWLEANNKTVKQGEEAQWCIFDPIISVIYGVKFQKKRCEADLEQQIYYLNRALGQVTGENCKVGKYNIEQFKCPELYYIQDDKYIPNVSTPLLWTQANLMIALKSIEQSLMLV, from the coding sequence ATGTTTATTGTCAACAATAAAGAACTGGAAAAGTTTATTAAGCATAAATATACGCCACAAGATATTCGCTTGCTTTCACATTTTCTCATAGAAAAAGGGACATTCTATTTCTCAGCCTTAGATAACGGTTTGTTCCCAGCCGCCTCCGCAGTGAGCGCAGAAAACACTGGTTATTCTTACGTTTGGGTGCGAGACAACATTTATGTTGCCTATGCTCATTATATTTTGGGGCAAGTTGACATAGCAGTAAAGAATGTCCTTACTTTGATGTCCTATTTTAAGAAACATAAGTTTCGTTTTGAGAGTATTATTGATGGCAGAGCTGATCCAGCCATTGCGATGAATCGTCCGCATATACGCTTTAATGGACAACTTCTCTTAGAAGTTGATGAAAGCTGGGAACATGCTCAGAATGATGCACTAGGTTATTTTTTATGGTTCTACTGTAAATTAGCTAGTGAAGGACATTTCAGCTTACATCAAGATGATATTGAAATGTTAGGACTTTTTCCTCTCTATTTTCAAGCTGTTCAATATTGGAAAGACGAAGACAGTGGACATTGGGAAGAGGGGAGGAAAATAGAGGCTTCTAGCATTGGAGTGGCAGTTGCTGGATTAAGAGCCTTGAAACAACTATTCAGTGATCCCTTGTTTGATTCACATTGTTGCCTAAATAAAGATGAACTTGTAACCCCTCATCTTCTAGATGAATTAATCAGCAACGGCGAGTTCACTCTCAGCGAGATTCTGCCAGCAGAGTGCATTCAATCAAAACCTAAAGAAAGACGATTTGATGGAGCTTTGCTTTTTCTCATTTACCCTCTAAATGTCTTAAATGAGGAAGTTTCTGACAAGATTATTCAAGATATCAAAACTAATTTGCAAGGAGAATATGGAATACCGAGATATTTGGGAGATTCGTTTTGGTGTCGTAATTTCTTTGCTGACTTGCCAGAAAATATACAAACCTCAATATCAACTGAGCGCGAAGCATGGCTAGAGGCTAACAATAAGACAGTCAAACAGGGTGAGGAAGCTCAGTGGTGTATCTTTGATCCAATCATCTCAGTTATCTATGGAGTAAAGTTCCAAAAAAAACGATGTGAGGCTGATCTAGAACAACAAATTTACTATCTAAATCGAGCTTTAGGTCAAGTAACTGGCGAAAACTGTAAAGTTGGAAAGTATAACATTGAGCAGTTTAAATGTCCAGAACTCTACTATATACAGGATGATAAATATATCCCAAATGTTTCGACTCCTTTACTGTGGACTCAAGCTAATTTGATGATTGCGCTAAAGTCAATTGAGCAGAGTTTAATGCTGGTATAA
- a CDS encoding M48 family metallopeptidase: MSIFSIYRRVILRWISLFCVGLVLSFLFVGQAETQTQNNCIKIPEISSGNAEAIEKNRRIAVLIQADRLIQNNNLAEAIKLQQSVKKPLPNVAAPNPPTRNVENLASGAKVYWQNAEEGLENGLPTKALIALEKLSDNYPEFIPGHIKFAEAAIRWNQPEKAIPTLDRAYGIYPDRVDLLEPLLKLLISKKMEVEASIAARQFALNYPEHPDAPKYKKLADDYMNQFINDFKNESFVTALISGDRKIMDQIFKGESGFGEESAKEIKENAVLVTDPKLTEYINNLGQKLAKLSGRDDFKYEFNVLQDNSLNAFALPGGKIFINTGAIADMESEAELAGILSHEIAHTVFSHSYQKIITETKARALKKVGLINTFFEYLKPELAFGRSLEQQADFLGTRILSSAGYSADGLYRVFDRWRGYEKNKQTGWLDSHPASSERVRYLQSIVQNRNYNRYSLENIEALIAARGAFCKSEVKDQPTTETPTTTKPSNKPTLGKVSVTAGQTNDNVSINIDGGKVESSGRYILNVEIVNKSGQSFGFVPIFAKTTNAEGKTVSSQFISASGKNVVNAGETAKGTLSVFQQPWRDTGDQGLVWQVTESTGGGRVFRIPF; the protein is encoded by the coding sequence GTGTCAATATTCTCCATCTATCGCCGCGTAATCTTGAGATGGATATCACTATTCTGTGTTGGTCTAGTGCTTTCATTTCTCTTTGTTGGTCAAGCTGAGACTCAAACTCAAAATAATTGCATCAAAATCCCCGAAATCTCTTCGGGAAATGCTGAAGCGATCGAAAAAAATAGACGAATTGCCGTGCTAATTCAGGCTGATCGATTGATTCAAAATAACAACCTCGCTGAAGCAATCAAATTACAACAATCTGTGAAGAAGCCGCTCCCGAATGTGGCTGCACCCAATCCACCCACAAGAAATGTGGAGAATCTAGCCAGTGGAGCTAAGGTGTATTGGCAGAATGCGGAAGAAGGACTAGAGAATGGATTGCCAACTAAAGCATTAATTGCTCTAGAGAAGCTATCTGACAATTATCCTGAATTTATTCCTGGGCATATCAAGTTTGCGGAAGCAGCCATACGCTGGAATCAACCAGAAAAGGCAATTCCAACCTTAGATCGTGCCTATGGTATTTATCCAGACCGTGTGGATTTATTAGAGCCACTACTAAAACTACTCATATCCAAAAAGATGGAGGTAGAAGCTTCTATTGCTGCTCGTCAGTTTGCGCTTAACTATCCAGAACATCCCGACGCTCCTAAATATAAGAAGCTGGCTGATGATTACATGAATCAGTTCATCAATGACTTCAAAAATGAGTCATTTGTCACAGCACTTATTTCTGGCGATCGCAAAATTATGGATCAGATTTTTAAAGGAGAGTCAGGATTTGGAGAAGAAAGCGCCAAAGAGATTAAAGAGAATGCAGTATTGGTTACCGATCCCAAGCTGACAGAATATATTAATAATCTTGGGCAGAAGTTGGCTAAGCTATCAGGTCGAGATGACTTTAAATATGAATTCAATGTCTTACAGGATAATTCTCTAAATGCTTTTGCCTTGCCAGGTGGCAAGATCTTTATCAATACAGGTGCGATCGCTGATATGGAATCGGAAGCAGAACTTGCGGGCATTCTCAGTCATGAAATTGCTCATACGGTCTTTTCTCATTCCTATCAAAAAATCATTACCGAAACCAAAGCTAGAGCTTTGAAAAAAGTAGGGTTGATCAATACATTTTTTGAGTATCTCAAACCAGAACTTGCTTTTGGGCGATCGCTGGAACAGCAAGCCGATTTCCTCGGCACTCGCATTCTCTCGTCGGCTGGCTATTCTGCTGATGGACTATACCGTGTATTTGATCGCTGGCGCGGTTATGAGAAAAACAAACAAACAGGTTGGCTAGACAGCCATCCAGCCTCTTCGGAGCGGGTTAGATATTTGCAATCAATTGTCCAAAATCGCAACTACAATCGCTACTCATTGGAGAACATCGAAGCTCTAATTGCGGCGCGTGGGGCATTTTGCAAGTCTGAAGTGAAAGATCAACCTACTACAGAGACTCCAACTACTACAAAGCCCAGTAACAAGCCAACTCTAGGCAAAGTGTCTGTGACCGCTGGGCAAACCAACGACAATGTGAGCATTAACATTGATGGAGGTAAGGTTGAGTCGAGCGGTAGATACATACTGAATGTAGAAATCGTCAACAAGAGCGGTCAGTCTTTTGGATTTGTACCTATATTTGCGAAGACAACTAATGCTGAAGGAAAGACGGTTTCGTCACAATTTATCAGTGCGTCTGGCAAAAACGTTGTGAATGCTGGAGAAACAGCTAAAGGCACTCTCTCTGTGTTCCAACAACCTTGGCGAGATACTGGTGATCAAGGGCTAGTCTGGCAAGTAACAGAAAGTACTGGCGGCGGTCGAGTATTTCGGATTCCATTCTAA
- a CDS encoding CHAT domain-containing protein: MYYIIELPANKYSDMIFKVLHKGFCASLSFIPIAIGIYTGTFSSLSFISEATAQIGLQDSSENNSKAKSFDADVFQKAGNDLQKKGELNSALQTFQRALKLNEEQNDRAGQAQSLNSIASVYNDLGQFVRAIESYERALKISKESKDALGESGILNNMGIVYRNLGQFDRAIKLYQEALKIQQKLGDRFGIARTINNLGLVYRNNKEYANALDYYRQALAIIKESGKNPAGEAVIHNNIGFLLNERGLNAEAFKSYQQSLEISQKLADRVNESVTLGNIGLLYNSQGQFDVALGYYQQALAVSRQTGDRAGEAKLYQHIGSLLKERKQNVLAIAYLKQSVNIYEEIRKDLNSLARQEQKLYADTIAPVYRRLADLLLQQDRVIEAQQVLDLLKVQEADDYLKNVRGNEQTAKGVEYQPVERQMIALNIELSDLQVLESQGKLTLPQKERLTALVNQEKEANRQFNAFLNSAEVQKLTTELNRDIQQQNVDLKAIVGLQKELKQLNAAIIYPLVLESRLEIVLVTPSAPPIHRSVPVRQRDVSAAVEKFRANLKDSSNFDFQDTSQQFYKWLIEPIAAELQQANVQTIIYAPDSRLRYIPIATLYDGKQFLVEKYNINNITASSLTNFNRRGGNQPKVLAGASTIAHNVNVLGKPVSFGAIPATKQEVKNIVKIFPNVTELVDSSFTKPTTKTGTDSHTIIHLATHGSFNTGTPDESFLIFGDSDRLTLKEIDTWVLKGVDLVVLSACETGIGGKYGDGTEVLGLGYQFQHVGARAVIASLWTVSDGGTQKLMDAFYASLKKGVSATESLRLAQISMIRGGAPFDHPYFWSAFFLIGNGL; this comes from the coding sequence ATGTACTACATTATTGAGTTACCTGCGAATAAATACAGCGATATGATCTTTAAGGTTTTACACAAAGGTTTCTGCGCTTCTCTTAGTTTCATCCCCATTGCTATTGGTATTTATACTGGGACTTTCTCCTCTTTGAGCTTCATATCTGAAGCAACTGCGCAAATTGGCTTACAAGACAGTTCAGAAAACAATTCAAAGGCAAAGTCATTTGATGCTGACGTTTTTCAAAAAGCTGGAAATGATCTCCAGAAAAAAGGAGAACTCAACTCTGCGCTGCAAACTTTTCAACGGGCTTTGAAGCTTAACGAAGAACAAAATGATCGCGCGGGACAAGCCCAATCCTTGAATAGTATCGCATCGGTTTACAATGACTTGGGACAGTTTGTGAGGGCAATAGAGTCCTATGAACGCGCCCTAAAAATTAGCAAAGAAAGTAAAGATGCATTGGGCGAGAGTGGCATTCTCAACAATATGGGAATCGTCTATCGCAATTTAGGGCAATTTGATCGAGCGATCAAACTCTATCAAGAAGCTCTCAAGATTCAACAGAAACTAGGCGATCGCTTTGGGATCGCCCGAACAATCAACAATTTGGGACTGGTCTATCGCAACAACAAAGAATATGCCAATGCACTAGACTATTATCGACAAGCACTAGCCATAATCAAGGAATCGGGCAAAAATCCCGCAGGTGAAGCAGTCATCCACAACAACATTGGATTTCTTTTGAATGAGCGTGGACTTAATGCTGAGGCGTTCAAAAGCTATCAACAATCCCTAGAAATCAGTCAGAAGTTGGCAGATCGTGTCAATGAAAGTGTCACTCTCGGAAACATTGGACTTCTCTACAACAGTCAAGGTCAATTTGACGTAGCTTTAGGTTATTACCAACAGGCTCTAGCCGTCAGTCGTCAAACAGGCGATCGCGCAGGTGAAGCGAAACTCTATCAGCACATTGGCTCACTTCTCAAAGAACGGAAGCAAAATGTTTTAGCGATCGCCTATCTCAAGCAATCGGTCAATATTTATGAAGAGATTCGCAAAGATCTGAACTCCCTAGCAAGGCAAGAGCAAAAACTCTATGCTGACACGATTGCCCCAGTATATCGCCGCCTTGCGGATCTGCTTTTGCAACAGGATCGGGTGATCGAAGCGCAGCAGGTGCTCGATCTATTAAAAGTGCAGGAAGCGGATGACTACCTCAAAAATGTACGTGGCAATGAACAAACTGCTAAGGGCGTTGAGTATCAGCCTGTAGAGAGGCAAATGATCGCCTTGAATATCGAACTTTCAGATTTGCAAGTACTGGAGAGCCAAGGAAAGCTAACTCTTCCACAAAAGGAACGATTAACTGCTCTAGTCAATCAAGAGAAAGAAGCAAATCGACAATTCAATGCTTTTTTGAATAGTGCGGAAGTCCAGAAGCTAACAACGGAGTTGAATAGAGACATCCAGCAGCAAAATGTTGATCTCAAGGCTATAGTTGGTTTACAGAAAGAACTCAAGCAGTTAAATGCCGCGATTATCTATCCACTTGTACTCGAAAGCCGACTGGAGATCGTATTAGTTACCCCTTCGGCTCCACCAATACATCGATCAGTTCCAGTCAGACAAAGAGATGTCAGTGCTGCTGTTGAAAAGTTTCGAGCAAACTTAAAAGATAGCAGTAATTTTGATTTCCAAGATACTTCTCAACAGTTTTATAAGTGGCTGATTGAACCGATCGCAGCTGAATTGCAACAAGCAAATGTGCAGACCATCATTTACGCTCCTGATAGTCGATTGCGATATATTCCCATCGCAACACTCTATGATGGCAAGCAGTTTTTAGTTGAGAAATATAACATCAACAACATTACGGCAAGTTCACTGACAAATTTTAATCGCCGTGGGGGCAATCAGCCTAAAGTTCTAGCTGGTGCTTCGACAATCGCCCATAATGTTAATGTTCTAGGCAAGCCTGTTTCCTTTGGCGCTATTCCTGCCACCAAACAGGAAGTCAAAAACATTGTCAAAATATTTCCGAATGTGACGGAGTTAGTTGACTCTAGCTTTACAAAACCCACAACTAAGACAGGGACAGATTCCCATACCATCATCCATTTAGCAACTCATGGGTCATTTAATACAGGTACACCAGATGAGTCTTTTCTGATTTTTGGAGATAGCGATCGCTTGACACTGAAGGAGATCGATACTTGGGTGCTCAAGGGTGTGGATTTAGTCGTTTTGAGTGCCTGCGAAACGGGAATCGGCGGTAAGTACGGTGATGGGACTGAAGTACTAGGATTGGGTTACCAATTTCAGCATGTCGGGGCGAGGGCAGTAATTGCGTCGCTATGGACAGTTAGTGATGGTGGAACGCAGAAGCTAATGGATGCCTTTTACGCCAGTCTTAAAAAGGGTGTTTCTGCCACGGAGTCATTACGGTTAGCTCAGATATCAATGATCCGAGGTGGCGCACCATTCGATCATCCTTATTTTTGGTCTGCATTCTTTCTAATCGGTAATGGGCTATAA
- a CDS encoding TldD/PmbA family protein, whose protein sequence is MSSALSVEKLVSDAKETANKLKINKFDIYGAIVDETSAEVDSGEPKQVSASNRASITVRVWNDQGTVGVTSTTNIDRIGLELALQSAHEASFFGAKENIPDFSPEAIADIPPRESQTSPQTVIEKLVETLLAAEKDLLAKHDAIAGVPYNGLSQRDISRFYLNSAGAKRNESSSFSSIYLYTKTEEDGRKPRSGGAYRVSRSFEDLDVKGCVEETAEKTISHLNYDKIKSGKYLVAFSPEAFLSLISAFSSLFNAQSILDKNSLSNPESIGTQIASPLLNVSDDELHVGNVGASTFDGEGTPTRRTPLITNGVLTNFLHSSVTAKRLNAKPTGNGSIGAKVSVSPNFFHIERSSEANASNQTVYDLATAENVILIDDLQALHAGVQASQGSFSLPFDGWLVNKGDRISVESATVAGDILELLKAIVYIEPEVKITPSGVAPQIWVEGLSITGEA, encoded by the coding sequence ATGTCATCAGCGCTCAGTGTAGAAAAGTTAGTCTCCGATGCTAAAGAGACGGCAAACAAGCTAAAGATTAACAAATTTGATATTTATGGCGCGATCGTCGATGAAACCAGTGCCGAAGTCGATAGCGGCGAACCTAAACAGGTGTCAGCCTCCAACCGTGCTAGCATCACCGTACGAGTTTGGAATGATCAAGGTACTGTGGGCGTTACTTCTACCACCAATATCGATCGCATTGGACTAGAACTCGCACTCCAAAGTGCTCACGAAGCAAGTTTCTTTGGCGCTAAAGAAAATATCCCCGATTTTAGTCCCGAAGCGATCGCCGATATCCCACCTCGCGAATCACAAACTTCACCACAAACTGTGATCGAAAAGCTAGTCGAAACCCTTTTAGCGGCAGAAAAGGACTTATTGGCAAAACATGATGCGATCGCAGGAGTTCCCTACAACGGCTTATCTCAGCGTGATATCAGTCGCTTCTATTTGAACAGCGCTGGCGCAAAGCGGAATGAAAGCAGTTCTTTTAGCTCTATTTATCTCTATACTAAAACCGAAGAAGACGGTCGAAAACCTCGCAGTGGCGGTGCATATCGCGTAAGCCGTAGTTTTGAAGATCTTGATGTCAAGGGCTGCGTTGAGGAAACAGCAGAGAAAACAATTAGCCATTTGAATTACGACAAAATTAAATCTGGTAAATATTTAGTTGCATTCTCTCCTGAAGCCTTTTTGAGCTTAATCAGCGCTTTCTCAAGTCTCTTCAATGCTCAGAGCATTCTTGACAAAAACAGTCTTTCCAATCCAGAATCCATAGGTACACAAATTGCTTCACCACTTTTAAATGTTAGCGATGATGAACTTCATGTCGGGAACGTGGGAGCGTCAACATTTGATGGGGAAGGAACTCCTACTCGCCGCACTCCTTTAATTACGAACGGAGTGTTAACTAATTTCTTACACAGTTCTGTTACTGCGAAACGCTTAAATGCCAAGCCCACAGGCAATGGTAGTATTGGCGCAAAGGTTTCCGTTAGTCCTAATTTTTTCCATATTGAACGTAGTAGCGAGGCGAATGCTTCCAATCAGACAGTTTATGATTTGGCAACTGCTGAGAATGTAATTTTAATCGACGATTTACAAGCGCTTCATGCTGGTGTGCAAGCATCTCAAGGTTCATTCTCCTTACCCTTTGACGGCTGGCTAGTCAATAAAGGCGATCGCATCAGTGTCGAATCGGCAACTGTAGCAGGCGATATTTTAGAATTGCTGAAGGCGATCGTTTATATCGAACCAGAAGTAAAAATTACACCTTCAGGCGTAGCGCCGCAGATTTGGGTAGAAGGGCTATCAATTACAGGCGAAGCTTAA
- a CDS encoding pentapeptide repeat-containing protein: MDAKEFLQKYRMGHKSFSNVVLVGVDLQAIDLHKIDFSHALMSKANLANAKLCRANLTGADLSYANLTNADLHRANLRHANFKGADLRKADLRGADLRGANLSWANLQEALFEGAQMANANLYNAKT; this comes from the coding sequence ATGGATGCTAAAGAATTTTTGCAAAAATATCGAATGGGGCACAAATCATTTTCTAACGTTGTTCTAGTGGGAGTAGATTTACAAGCGATTGATCTTCACAAGATAGACTTTAGCCACGCCCTCATGAGCAAAGCTAACTTGGCTAACGCTAAACTTTGTCGTGCCAATCTCACTGGTGCAGATCTGAGCTATGCCAATTTGACTAATGCTGATCTACATCGGGCAAATTTGCGCCATGCTAATTTCAAGGGGGCTGATTTACGCAAAGCTGATTTACGTGGGGCAGATTTACGGGGTGCGAATTTGAGTTGGGCAAATTTACAAGAGGCACTTTTTGAGGGTGCTCAAATGGCAAATGCCAATCTATATAACGCAAAAACATAG
- a CDS encoding lysozyme inhibitor LprI family protein, whose protein sequence is MIAQQLEWIEERDATCKRETKQNRGGNGYSAFLNNCLMRITIERTKLLREYLR, encoded by the coding sequence CTGATCGCTCAACAATTAGAATGGATTGAAGAGCGCGATGCTACTTGTAAAAGAGAGACTAAACAAAATAGAGGTGGCAATGGATATAGCGCTTTTTTAAACAATTGTCTGATGAGAATAACTATTGAAAGGACTAAGCTTTTAAGAGAATATTTGAGATAA